From the Serratia nematodiphila DZ0503SBS1 genome, one window contains:
- a CDS encoding type II toxin-antitoxin system RelE/ParE family toxin: MPQEIRFTVAPAAEWSLKDIESYKSGTIGAVAAGMFVDNLLLSSLAAIADDPARYRFNAVLAGMGVRLHERLDPDSEYRVIYDYDGQTVEILLFISMKQDLESALYRYLLLQ, from the coding sequence ATGCCCCAGGAAATACGTTTTACCGTCGCGCCGGCGGCGGAATGGAGCCTGAAAGACATCGAGTCTTATAAGAGCGGAACGATAGGGGCCGTCGCAGCCGGGATGTTCGTGGACAATCTGTTGTTATCGTCCCTCGCGGCAATTGCCGACGATCCCGCCCGCTACCGCTTCAACGCCGTGCTGGCGGGCATGGGAGTGCGGTTGCACGAACGATTGGATCCCGACAGCGAATACCGCGTCATCTATGACTACGACGGCCAAACGGTGGAGATTCTGCTTTTCATCAGCATGAAGCAGGATCTGGAAAGCGCGCTCTACCGCTATTTGTTGCTGCAATAA
- a CDS encoding MurR/RpiR family transcriptional regulator: protein MNNPTQLSLLQDEIRHRYETLSKRLKQVARYILDNSNSIAFDTVASIAAQASVPPSTLIRFANAFGFSGFNEMKQVFRQHLMEETVNYTERARLFRQTSTDDNVAPEKPAEILNVFTMVNAQALQQLAMQIAPEQLDRAVELLNNAENIYVIGLRRSFSVASYLTYALRHLERRAFLIDGLGGMFTEQLSMVKPKDVVIAISYSPYAREAVELVELGAKRGAQQIAITDSQVSPLAAFSDVCFVVREAQVDGFRSQVASMCLAQTLAVSLALNNARDE from the coding sequence ATGAACAACCCAACTCAACTTTCGCTGTTACAGGACGAGATCCGCCACCGTTATGAAACGCTGAGCAAGCGTTTGAAGCAGGTGGCGCGCTATATTTTGGATAACAGTAACAGCATCGCTTTCGATACCGTTGCCTCCATCGCCGCACAGGCCAGCGTGCCGCCTTCCACCCTGATCCGTTTCGCCAACGCCTTCGGCTTCAGCGGCTTCAACGAAATGAAGCAGGTGTTCCGTCAGCATCTGATGGAAGAAACGGTGAACTATACCGAGCGCGCGCGCCTGTTCCGCCAAACCTCTACCGACGACAACGTCGCGCCGGAGAAGCCGGCGGAGATTCTCAACGTATTCACCATGGTCAATGCGCAGGCGCTGCAGCAGCTGGCGATGCAGATTGCCCCCGAGCAGTTGGATCGCGCCGTCGAACTGCTCAACAACGCCGAAAACATCTACGTGATTGGCCTGCGCCGCTCGTTCAGCGTCGCCTCCTACCTCACCTATGCGCTGCGCCATCTGGAGCGCCGCGCATTTCTGATCGACGGCCTGGGCGGCATGTTCACCGAACAGCTGAGCATGGTGAAACCGAAAGACGTGGTGATCGCCATCAGCTATTCGCCGTACGCCCGCGAGGCGGTGGAACTGGTGGAATTGGGCGCCAAGCGCGGCGCGCAGCAGATCGCCATCACCGACAGCCAGGTCAGCCCGCTGGCCGCGTTCAGCGACGTCTGTTTCGTGGTGCGTGAAGCTCAGGTGGACGGGTTCCGTTCGCAGGTGGCCTCGATGTGCCTGGCGCAAACGCTGGCGGTCTCGCTGGCGCTGAATAACGCCCGGGACGAGTAA
- a CDS encoding TIM barrel protein has product MNISLDRFCINRKIAPNLDLDNFFRLVKRCGLSKVELRNDMPSGKVTDDLSDAQLNALAAQYGIEIVTINALGMFNRVDDPAALQQRAEALLAQAQAIHSRALVLCPHCSADDTRSEQQKRDDTLAALRLLAPLFARYGVQGYVEPLGFGISSLRSSLLTQAIIRDSGAPYRIVLDTFHHYLSGVAQADFDSQIQVAQIGLVHLSGVEDGRDKGALSDEERIMLSAGDRLESRRQVQNLERLGYTGVYAFEPFSSQLDGWSEADIEREIRQSIALLQG; this is encoded by the coding sequence ATGAACATTTCGCTGGACCGCTTCTGTATTAACCGCAAGATCGCGCCGAATCTCGATCTGGACAATTTTTTCCGCCTGGTGAAACGCTGCGGGCTCAGCAAAGTTGAGCTGCGCAACGACATGCCCAGCGGCAAGGTGACCGACGATCTGAGCGACGCGCAGCTCAACGCGCTCGCCGCGCAATACGGCATTGAAATCGTCACGATCAACGCCCTCGGCATGTTCAATCGGGTGGATGACCCGGCGGCGCTGCAGCAGCGCGCCGAAGCGTTGCTGGCGCAGGCGCAGGCCATCCACAGCCGGGCGCTGGTGCTGTGCCCACACTGCAGCGCCGACGACACGCGCAGCGAGCAGCAAAAACGGGACGATACCCTCGCCGCGTTGCGTCTGCTGGCGCCGCTGTTTGCCCGCTACGGCGTGCAGGGATACGTCGAGCCGCTGGGCTTCGGCATCAGCTCGTTGCGATCGTCGCTGCTGACCCAGGCGATCATCCGCGATTCGGGCGCGCCATACCGCATCGTGCTCGATACTTTCCACCACTATTTGAGCGGTGTGGCGCAAGCCGACTTCGACTCGCAGATCCAGGTGGCGCAGATCGGCCTGGTGCATCTGTCCGGCGTGGAGGATGGGCGGGATAAAGGCGCGCTGAGCGATGAAGAGCGCATCATGCTGAGCGCGGGCGATCGGCTGGAAAGCCGCCGTCAGGTACAGAACCTGGAACGTCTGGGCTACACCGGCGTCTATGCCTTCGAGCCCTTCTCTTCGCAGTTGGACGGCTGGAGCGAGGCGGATATCGAACGGGAAATCCGCCAGAGCATCGCCCTGCTGCAAGGGTAA
- a CDS encoding CoA-acylating methylmalonate-semialdehyde dehydrogenase: MKTVGNFIDGQVCLSSSNQTVDVHNPASGQVERRVTQSTAAEVKQAIDVAHRAFADWSRTTPLRRARIMFNFKALLEQHRDELAELIVSEHGKVYSDALGELTRGMEVVEFACGIPHLIKGEYSPDVGSGVDSFSLMQPLGVVAGITPFNFPAMVPMWMFPIALACGNTFILKPPALVPSASVRLAELLKEAGLPDGVFNVVHCANEDAAQLCTDPRIQAVSFVGSSTVAEHIYTTASAHGKRVQAFGAAKNQAIVMPDADLDATVNALMGGAFGSAGERCMALPIAVVVGDDTADKLIAKLKPLIAQLRVGPGLQQGGEENEMGPLVSSAHQKKVLGYIDLGVEEGATLVADGRNYQVPGYPEGYYVGGTLFDHVKPNMRIYREEIFGPVLGIVRVPDYRTAIDTVNGHEFGNGSAIFTGSGHYARQFVQEVQAGMVGVNVPVPVPMAFHSFGGWKRSVFGALNVHGTDGVRFYTRMKTATARWPAGQQTVSEFSMPTLG, encoded by the coding sequence ATGAAAACCGTGGGTAACTTTATTGACGGGCAGGTGTGCCTGAGCAGCAGCAATCAAACCGTCGACGTGCACAACCCGGCCAGCGGGCAGGTTGAGCGACGCGTCACGCAGAGCACCGCCGCCGAAGTCAAACAGGCCATCGACGTGGCCCACCGGGCGTTTGCCGACTGGTCGCGCACCACGCCGCTGCGCCGCGCGCGCATCATGTTCAATTTCAAGGCGCTGCTGGAACAGCACCGCGACGAGCTGGCCGAGCTTATCGTCAGCGAACACGGCAAAGTGTATTCGGATGCGCTGGGCGAACTGACGCGCGGCATGGAAGTGGTCGAATTTGCCTGCGGCATCCCGCATCTGATCAAGGGCGAATACTCGCCGGACGTCGGCAGCGGCGTCGACAGTTTCTCGCTGATGCAGCCGCTGGGCGTGGTGGCGGGCATTACCCCGTTCAACTTCCCGGCGATGGTGCCGATGTGGATGTTCCCTATCGCGTTGGCCTGCGGCAATACCTTTATCCTCAAGCCGCCGGCGCTGGTGCCTTCGGCCTCAGTGCGCCTGGCGGAGCTGCTGAAAGAAGCCGGCCTGCCGGACGGCGTGTTCAACGTGGTGCACTGCGCCAATGAAGACGCGGCGCAGCTGTGCACCGATCCGCGCATTCAGGCGGTGAGCTTCGTCGGTTCCTCCACCGTGGCGGAACATATCTATACCACCGCCAGCGCGCACGGCAAGCGGGTACAGGCCTTCGGCGCGGCGAAAAACCAGGCGATCGTCATGCCGGACGCCGATCTGGACGCCACGGTCAACGCGTTGATGGGCGGCGCGTTCGGCTCTGCCGGCGAGCGCTGCATGGCGCTGCCGATCGCCGTGGTGGTCGGTGACGACACCGCCGACAAACTGATCGCCAAACTGAAGCCGCTGATCGCGCAGCTGCGCGTCGGGCCGGGCTTGCAGCAGGGTGGCGAAGAGAATGAAATGGGGCCGCTGGTGTCGTCCGCCCATCAGAAAAAGGTGCTGGGCTACATCGATCTGGGCGTGGAAGAAGGCGCCACCCTGGTGGCCGACGGCCGCAATTATCAGGTGCCGGGCTACCCTGAAGGCTACTACGTCGGCGGCACGCTGTTCGACCATGTAAAGCCGAACATGCGCATCTACCGCGAAGAGATCTTCGGGCCGGTGCTGGGCATCGTGCGGGTGCCGGACTATCGCACCGCCATCGACACGGTCAACGGCCACGAGTTTGGCAACGGCAGCGCCATCTTTACCGGCAGCGGCCACTACGCGCGCCAGTTCGTGCAGGAAGTGCAGGCCGGGATGGTCGGCGTCAACGTGCCGGTGCCGGTGCCGATGGCGTTCCACAGCTTCGGCGGCTGGAAGCGCTCGGTGTTCGGCGCGCTGAACGTGCACGGCACCGACGGCGTGCGCTTCTACACGCGCATGAAGACCGCCACCGCGCGCTGGCCGGCCGGACAACAGACGGTGTCTGAATTCAGCATGCCGACGCTGGGTTAA
- a CDS encoding bifunctional 5-dehydro-2-deoxygluconokinase/5-dehydro-2-deoxyphosphogluconate aldolase, whose amino-acid sequence MATQQKQLDVICLGRIAVDFYAQQIGARLEDAGTFAKYLGGSSGNVAYGTAIQGLKSGMLARVGDEHMGRFLREELQRVGADTRCLITDKQRLTGLVILGIKDQETFPLIFYRENCADMALTPDDIDEAYIASSRALAITGTHLSHPNTRAAVLKALEYARRHGLRTALDIDYRPVLWGLTSLGDGETRFVESDQVTRELQEVLHHFDLIVGTEEEFHIAGGSTDTLTALKNVRRTTAATLVCKRGAQGCSVFEGEIADDWAQVKLHAGVRVEVLNVLGAGDAFMSGLLRGYLNDEGWEQACRYANACGALVVSRHGCAPAMPTKRELDDYLQREQQVTRPDRDARLNHLHRVTTRKQQWPELCVFAFDHRKQLADMAREAGVGEERIPRLKTLLLTAAQQAAAQAGLNGNSGILADTTYGQAALNEITGQGWWIGRPVELPSSRPLRLEHGNIGSQLIDWPQEHVVKCLVFYHPQDAEELRREQDELIADVYRGCCKSGHELLLEVILPDSNADKDERYYLEMIEHFYQLGIQPDWWKLPPLSAENWRQVGALIDTYDPFCRGVLILGLDSPEAVLKAGFAAAADARWVKGFAVGRTIFGQPSRRWLQGEIDDAALIEQVKQKYLTLIGFWRQYRPQAGGAH is encoded by the coding sequence ATGGCTACACAACAAAAACAGCTTGATGTCATTTGTCTCGGGCGCATCGCCGTCGATTTCTATGCTCAGCAGATCGGCGCGCGTCTGGAAGACGCCGGCACATTCGCCAAATACCTCGGCGGCTCTTCCGGCAACGTGGCCTACGGCACCGCCATTCAGGGGTTGAAATCCGGCATGCTGGCCCGCGTCGGCGACGAACACATGGGCCGCTTTCTGCGTGAAGAGCTGCAGCGCGTCGGGGCCGATACCCGCTGTCTGATCACCGACAAGCAACGATTAACCGGCCTGGTGATCCTCGGCATCAAGGATCAGGAAACCTTCCCGCTGATCTTCTACCGTGAAAACTGCGCGGACATGGCGCTGACGCCGGACGACATCGACGAGGCCTACATCGCCTCCTCGCGCGCGCTGGCCATCACCGGCACGCACCTGTCGCACCCGAACACCCGCGCCGCGGTGCTGAAGGCGCTGGAGTATGCGCGCCGCCACGGCCTGCGCACCGCGCTCGACATCGATTACCGCCCGGTACTGTGGGGGCTGACGTCGCTGGGCGACGGCGAAACCCGCTTTGTGGAATCAGACCAGGTAACCCGCGAACTGCAGGAGGTGCTGCACCATTTCGATCTGATCGTCGGCACCGAAGAGGAATTTCATATCGCCGGCGGCAGCACCGACACGCTGACGGCGCTGAAAAACGTGCGCCGGACTACCGCGGCCACGCTGGTGTGCAAGCGCGGCGCACAGGGCTGCTCGGTGTTCGAAGGTGAAATCGCCGACGACTGGGCGCAGGTGAAGCTGCACGCCGGTGTGCGGGTTGAAGTGCTGAACGTGCTGGGGGCCGGTGACGCCTTTATGTCCGGGCTGCTGCGCGGCTACCTGAACGATGAGGGCTGGGAGCAGGCCTGCCGCTACGCCAACGCCTGCGGCGCATTGGTGGTTTCGCGCCACGGCTGCGCGCCGGCGATGCCGACCAAACGGGAGCTGGACGACTACCTGCAGCGTGAACAGCAGGTCACGCGCCCGGACCGCGACGCACGCCTGAACCACCTGCACCGGGTCACCACCCGCAAGCAACAGTGGCCGGAACTGTGCGTGTTCGCCTTCGATCACCGCAAGCAGCTGGCGGACATGGCGCGCGAAGCCGGCGTCGGCGAGGAACGCATTCCGCGCCTGAAGACCCTGCTGCTCACCGCGGCGCAACAGGCTGCCGCGCAGGCCGGCCTCAACGGCAACAGCGGCATTCTGGCCGACACCACCTACGGGCAGGCGGCGCTGAACGAGATCACTGGCCAGGGATGGTGGATCGGCCGGCCGGTGGAGCTGCCCAGCTCGCGCCCGCTGCGCCTGGAGCACGGCAATATCGGTTCGCAATTGATCGACTGGCCGCAGGAGCACGTGGTGAAGTGCCTGGTGTTTTATCACCCGCAGGATGCGGAGGAACTGCGCCGCGAACAGGATGAGCTGATCGCCGACGTCTACCGCGGCTGCTGTAAATCCGGCCACGAGCTGCTGCTGGAGGTGATCCTGCCGGACAGCAACGCCGACAAAGACGAACGCTATTACCTGGAGATGATTGAGCATTTCTACCAGTTGGGCATTCAGCCCGACTGGTGGAAACTGCCACCGCTGAGCGCAGAAAACTGGCGGCAGGTCGGTGCCCTGATCGACACCTACGATCCCTTCTGCCGCGGCGTGCTGATCCTGGGGCTCGACTCCCCGGAGGCGGTGCTGAAGGCGGGCTTCGCCGCCGCCGCGGATGCGCGCTGGGTGAAAGGTTTCGCCGTCGGCCGCACCATTTTCGGCCAACCTTCGCGCCGCTGGCTGCAGGGGGAAATCGACGACGCGGCCCTGATCGAGCAGGTGAAACAAAAATACCTGACGCTGATCGGTTTCTGGCGCCAGTACCGTCCGCAGGCGGGCGGCGCGCACTGA
- a CDS encoding sugar porter family MFS transporter yields the protein MSYQRKHNTGYILRICGIAALGGILFGYDTAVISGAIEALKAYFDLSPAETGWAVSNVVIGCVVGAFAAGPLAARWGRKKALMLAALLFTVSAVGAALAPTFTWFVIYRIIGGLAVGIAATVSPMYMSEVSPKDMRGRALSMQQFAIVFGQIVIFYVNFKIASLASEAWLVEMGWRWMFASGVIPCILFCILVFVIPESPRWNVMMGRDDQALAMLTKVSNAAHAQNLLKEIKDSLQQDQQQQHRKLNYGDVRVRFILFVGCMIAMLQQVTGVNVMMYYAPVVLKTVTENAQEALFQTIWIGVLQLVGSVIGAMLMDRMGRIPLMRYGTLGAIAGLLLTSYALYTQATGYFALFGMLFFMVFYALSWGVGAWVLVSEIFPNRMRAQGMSIAVGCMWVANFAVSQSFPMINDHPYLFSHFHGAFPMWIFAACCLFSYWFIGRYIPETKGVSLEKMEQVVLAKRHRQSLPDGKPLPLENGKS from the coding sequence ATGTCATATCAGCGTAAGCACAATACCGGCTACATATTGCGAATTTGCGGCATCGCCGCCCTGGGCGGCATTCTGTTCGGCTACGATACCGCCGTGATCTCCGGCGCGATCGAAGCGTTGAAAGCCTATTTCGATCTCAGCCCGGCCGAAACCGGCTGGGCAGTCTCCAACGTGGTGATCGGCTGCGTGGTCGGCGCCTTCGCCGCCGGGCCGCTGGCGGCGCGCTGGGGCCGTAAAAAGGCGCTGATGCTGGCAGCGCTGCTGTTCACCGTGTCCGCCGTCGGCGCAGCTTTGGCCCCAACTTTCACCTGGTTCGTCATCTACCGCATCATCGGCGGGCTGGCGGTCGGCATTGCCGCCACCGTGTCGCCGATGTACATGTCGGAGGTGTCGCCGAAAGACATGCGCGGGCGGGCGCTCAGCATGCAGCAATTCGCCATCGTCTTCGGCCAGATCGTGATTTTCTACGTCAACTTCAAAATCGCCAGCCTCGCCAGCGAAGCCTGGCTGGTGGAAATGGGCTGGCGCTGGATGTTCGCCTCGGGCGTGATCCCCTGCATTCTGTTCTGCATCCTGGTGTTCGTCATTCCTGAATCGCCGCGCTGGAACGTGATGATGGGCCGCGACGATCAGGCGCTGGCGATGTTGACCAAGGTCTCCAACGCCGCCCACGCGCAGAATCTGCTGAAAGAAATCAAAGACTCGCTGCAGCAGGATCAACAGCAGCAGCACCGGAAGCTGAACTACGGCGATGTGCGGGTGCGGTTCATCCTGTTCGTCGGCTGCATGATCGCCATGTTGCAGCAGGTCACCGGCGTCAACGTGATGATGTATTACGCGCCGGTGGTGCTGAAAACCGTCACCGAAAACGCGCAGGAAGCGCTGTTCCAGACCATCTGGATCGGCGTGCTGCAGTTGGTCGGTTCGGTCATCGGCGCCATGCTGATGGATCGCATGGGCCGCATTCCGCTGATGCGTTACGGCACGCTGGGCGCCATCGCCGGCCTGCTGCTCACCTCGTACGCGCTCTACACGCAGGCCACCGGCTATTTCGCGCTGTTCGGCATGCTGTTCTTCATGGTGTTTTATGCGCTGTCCTGGGGCGTCGGCGCCTGGGTGCTGGTGTCGGAAATCTTCCCGAACCGCATGCGCGCCCAGGGGATGAGCATCGCCGTCGGCTGCATGTGGGTCGCCAACTTTGCGGTGTCGCAGTCGTTCCCGATGATCAACGACCACCCTTACCTGTTCTCGCATTTCCACGGCGCCTTCCCGATGTGGATCTTTGCCGCCTGCTGCCTGTTCAGCTACTGGTTTATCGGCCGCTATATTCCTGAAACCAAAGGCGTCTCGCTGGAAAAAATGGAACAGGTGGTGCTGGCCAAACGCCACCGCCAATCCCTGCCCGACGGCAAGCCGCTGCCGCTGGAAAACGGCAAATCCTGA
- the iolB gene encoding 5-deoxy-glucuronate isomerase, translating to MSSLLAKCQAPNAEGRIQHVTPENAGWGYVGFDVYRLAAGQSLRLECGDKELCLVLVAGIASVATLRAEYPHIGKRMSPFERTPPYAVYVPHHDRIDVRAETDLELAVCSAPGSGHLPSRLITPAEIGVERRGKGRNQRLVHNILPDSEPADSLLVVEVYTDEGNTSSYPSHKHDQEDSPDETYLEETYYHRIQPEQGFCMQRVYTDDRTLDECMPVYNRDVVKVPRGYHPVATLAGYDNYYLNVMAGPVRQWKFTWEKDHAWINGDGYPAAQ from the coding sequence ATGTCTTCACTGCTTGCCAAATGTCAGGCGCCGAACGCCGAGGGGCGTATCCAGCACGTGACGCCGGAAAATGCCGGTTGGGGCTATGTCGGCTTTGACGTTTACCGCCTGGCCGCCGGGCAGTCGCTGCGGTTGGAATGCGGTGACAAGGAACTGTGTCTGGTACTGGTGGCCGGTATCGCCTCCGTCGCCACGCTGCGCGCCGAATACCCGCATATCGGCAAACGCATGAGTCCGTTCGAGCGCACGCCGCCTTACGCGGTGTACGTGCCGCACCACGATCGCATCGACGTGCGGGCAGAAACCGATCTGGAGTTGGCGGTGTGCAGCGCGCCCGGCAGCGGCCATCTGCCTTCACGCCTGATCACGCCGGCGGAAATCGGCGTGGAGCGGCGCGGCAAGGGGCGCAACCAGCGGTTGGTGCATAACATTCTGCCGGACAGCGAGCCGGCCGACAGTCTGCTGGTGGTGGAGGTTTACACCGACGAGGGCAACACCAGCTCCTACCCGAGCCACAAGCACGATCAAGAAGATTCGCCGGACGAGACCTATCTCGAAGAGACGTACTATCACCGCATTCAGCCGGAGCAAGGGTTCTGCATGCAGCGCGTCTATACCGACGATCGCACGCTCGACGAATGCATGCCGGTCTACAATCGCGACGTGGTGAAAGTGCCGCGCGGTTATCATCCGGTGGCGACCCTGGCGGGCTACGACAACTACTACCTCAACGTGATGGCCGGGCCGGTGCGGCAGTGGAAATTCACCTGGGAAAAAGACCACGCCTGGATTAACGGCGACGGCTACCCCGCCGCGCAATAA
- the iolD gene encoding 3D-(3,5/4)-trihydroxycyclohexane-1,2-dione acylhydrolase (decyclizing), which produces MGKIRLTMAQALVRFLDNQYLLADGVETKFVAGIFAIFGHGNVLGLGQALEQDSGDLRVHQGRNEQGMAHAAIGFAKQKLRRQIYACTSSVGPGAANMITAAATATANRIPLLLLPGDVYASRQPDPVLQQIEQSYDLSISTNDAFRAVSKYWDRIVRPEQLMSACINAMRVLTDPAETGAVTLCLPQDVQGEAYDYPDYFFQKRVHRLDRRPATDGMLADALALLTAKRKPLLVCGGGVKYSQAGRALREFAERFGIPFAETQAGKGTVSSDHEFNLGGIGETGCLAANTLARQADLVIGVGTRYTDFTTSSKWLFQHPDVSFLNINVSAFDAGKLDGVQVLADAREALNALGALLAQADYRAGWGDAIAAARGAQREETERVYAVEYSGADFVPEIDDHLDREQVFAEFIAQTGSAMTQSRVLGVLNRELPSDSVIVAAAGSLPGDLQRVWHNRGEHGYHVEYGYSCMGYEVNAALGVKLAEPQREVYAMVGDGAFMMLHSELVTSIQEGCKINVVLFDNMTNGCINNLQMEHGMDSYTTEFRFRNPQGGKLDGKLVPVDFAMLAAAYGCKTYRVTTEQQLLDALADARRQTVSTLLDIKVLPKTMVHKYLSWWRVGGAQVADSEKIVAVARKLQENIDKARDY; this is translated from the coding sequence ATGGGCAAGATCAGGTTAACCATGGCGCAGGCGCTCGTCAGATTTCTCGATAACCAGTATCTGCTGGCCGACGGCGTGGAAACCAAATTCGTCGCGGGCATTTTCGCGATTTTCGGCCACGGCAACGTGCTGGGGCTGGGGCAGGCGCTGGAACAGGATAGCGGCGATCTGCGGGTGCACCAGGGCCGCAACGAACAGGGGATGGCCCATGCGGCGATCGGCTTCGCCAAACAGAAGCTGCGCCGGCAAATTTACGCCTGCACCTCATCGGTCGGCCCCGGCGCCGCCAATATGATCACCGCCGCGGCCACCGCCACCGCCAACCGCATTCCTTTATTGCTGCTGCCGGGCGACGTTTACGCCTCCCGCCAGCCGGACCCGGTGTTGCAGCAAATCGAACAGTCTTACGATCTCAGCATCAGCACCAACGACGCGTTCCGTGCGGTGAGCAAATACTGGGATCGCATCGTGCGCCCGGAACAGCTGATGAGCGCCTGCATCAATGCGATGCGCGTGTTGACCGATCCGGCGGAAACCGGCGCGGTAACGCTGTGTCTGCCGCAGGACGTGCAGGGGGAGGCCTACGACTATCCCGACTATTTCTTCCAAAAGCGCGTGCATCGGCTCGATCGCCGCCCGGCGACCGACGGCATGTTGGCGGACGCCTTGGCGCTGCTGACGGCCAAACGCAAACCGCTGCTGGTGTGCGGCGGCGGCGTGAAGTACTCGCAGGCCGGGCGAGCGCTGCGCGAATTCGCCGAGCGCTTCGGCATTCCGTTCGCCGAGACCCAGGCCGGTAAAGGCACGGTATCGAGCGACCATGAATTTAACCTCGGCGGCATCGGCGAAACCGGCTGCCTGGCGGCCAACACGCTGGCCCGGCAGGCCGATCTGGTGATTGGCGTCGGCACCCGTTACACCGATTTCACCACCTCGTCCAAATGGCTGTTCCAACACCCGGACGTCAGCTTCCTCAATATCAACGTCAGCGCCTTCGACGCCGGCAAGCTCGACGGCGTGCAGGTGCTGGCGGACGCCCGCGAGGCCCTGAACGCACTGGGCGCGCTGCTGGCGCAGGCCGATTATCGCGCCGGCTGGGGCGACGCCATCGCCGCGGCGCGTGGTGCCCAGCGCGAAGAGACCGAGCGCGTTTACGCGGTGGAATACAGCGGCGCAGACTTTGTGCCGGAGATAGACGATCACCTCGATCGCGAGCAGGTGTTCGCCGAATTTATCGCCCAGACCGGCTCGGCGATGACGCAAAGCCGGGTGCTGGGGGTGCTGAACCGCGAGCTGCCATCGGACAGCGTGATCGTCGCCGCCGCCGGCAGCCTGCCGGGCGATCTGCAGCGGGTGTGGCACAACCGCGGCGAGCACGGTTACCACGTGGAATACGGCTACTCCTGCATGGGGTACGAGGTGAACGCCGCGCTGGGGGTCAAGCTGGCCGAGCCCCAGCGCGAGGTGTACGCGATGGTGGGCGACGGCGCCTTCATGATGCTGCATTCCGAACTGGTCACCTCGATTCAGGAAGGCTGCAAGATCAACGTGGTGCTGTTCGACAACATGACCAACGGCTGCATCAACAACCTGCAGATGGAACACGGCATGGACAGCTACACCACCGAATTCCGCTTCCGCAATCCACAGGGCGGCAAGCTCGACGGCAAACTGGTGCCGGTCGATTTCGCCATGCTGGCGGCGGCTTACGGCTGTAAAACCTATCGCGTCACTACCGAGCAGCAGTTGCTCGACGCGCTGGCCGACGCCCGCAGGCAAACCGTGTCCACGCTGCTGGACATCAAGGTGCTGCCGAAGACCATGGTGCACAAGTATCTCAGCTGGTGGCGCGTGGGCGGCGCTCAGGTGGCCGACAGCGAAAAAATCGTCGCAGTGGCGCGCAAGCTGCAGGAAAACATCGATAAGGCGCGCGATTACTGA
- the fetB gene encoding iron efflux ABC transporter permease subunit FetB: protein MNQHNITNESLGLSMVLVVVAILISHREKLALEKDIIWSICRAVVQLIIVGYVLKYIFDLDNAVLTVLMVLFICFNAAYNAKKRSKYVEHAFVTSFIAITTGAVLTLAVLVLTGSIEFTPMQVIPISGMIAGNAMVAVGLCYTNLGQRFKGEQQKIQEMLSLGATPKFASAALIRDSIRASLIPTVDSAKTVGLVSLPGMMSGLIFAGIDPVKAIKYQIMVTFMLLSTASLSTIIACYLAYRKFYNARHQLVVGNLK, encoded by the coding sequence ATGAATCAGCATAACATCACCAACGAATCCTTGGGCTTGTCGATGGTGCTGGTGGTGGTCGCCATCCTGATCAGCCATCGGGAAAAGCTGGCGCTGGAAAAGGACATTATCTGGAGCATCTGCCGCGCGGTGGTGCAGCTGATCATCGTCGGCTACGTGCTGAAGTATATTTTCGACCTGGATAACGCCGTTCTCACCGTGTTGATGGTGCTGTTCATCTGCTTTAACGCGGCTTACAACGCCAAGAAACGCAGCAAGTACGTCGAACACGCGTTCGTGACGTCGTTTATCGCCATCACCACCGGCGCGGTGCTGACGTTGGCGGTGCTGGTATTGACCGGCTCCATCGAATTTACGCCGATGCAGGTGATCCCCATCTCCGGGATGATCGCCGGCAACGCCATGGTGGCGGTGGGGCTGTGCTACACCAACCTCGGCCAGCGTTTCAAAGGCGAGCAGCAGAAGATTCAGGAGATGCTCAGCCTGGGGGCGACGCCCAAGTTCGCCTCGGCGGCGCTGATCCGCGATAGCATCCGCGCTTCGCTGATCCCGACCGTGGACTCGGCGAAAACCGTTGGGCTGGTCAGCCTGCCGGGCATGATGTCCGGCCTGATCTTTGCCGGCATCGACCCGGTGAAAGCGATCAAATACCAGATTATGGTGACCTTTATGCTGCTTTCCACCGCCAGCCTGTCGACCATCATCGCCTGCTATCTGGCCTACCGTAAGTTTTACAATGCGCGCCACCAGCTGGTGGTCGGCAACCTGAAGTAA